One genomic region from Biomphalaria glabrata chromosome 7, xgBioGlab47.1, whole genome shotgun sequence encodes:
- the LOC106061017 gene encoding uncharacterized protein LOC106061017 isoform X2, translating into MPSRIVCFVCGSLGGEYQLRSRPHEGHAYFPFLEHHDPPKGSRIPGPDGIVDSCRVCYAFLTQQWETYERTNTPALKRLYWLKRLDDGQFTGAEMKLQGEYMAQVMGLQYQPSCGDGCTPLSPDSRDEFSTGQREPDYTHVKKQDVDEGALDLSVPVKTEPKVKSKKSGHEMSEVSTSRASIDHLSFICYTCGNDSQGIAAKLISSIYHVANKPYFPFLTKVTPPRGATPLNEQGVCQVCDHCFSSLCHQWLTYEQQGTPNGARIFKVNGVFFSNDSSIVAGRDTKSSVKDVCYLCSQAWPSSKMCPLYTAPISGRKDHMYFPFIRELRRPNGAHPLNPDGSVQVCLSCYSNLQLQWRHFESEKVPYLHRRYSLLPPSTSAAVSQSVTLDSDLKLRNHGLEDVLKHSAISLTKDTRKSPGLLKTFTNSTVMANSTSKHEHAKPYNNEVKLPSTNPSLSIPHPLQQAGERPKKVCFVCGEKCLVTKAQLLHIYPPRSEGKSYGVLEPFFPFLANYEPAPGSEPPSEEGIVISCSYCYYSLLNQWKDFEELRMPSDGDRFKRKYRLHDFVCFVCGMTVPRKKLRTLEVQKFLFLREHKAPSNALVMWGGHGVGACSSCHFSLTHQYAEFERLGLPIELRKYNWTVQHHPDENKETHNNLQRQEETSANSDENFVTEGTESYPSLSSSGKLTLSTYSASGTRLPMTAPPSTFHSPNSTGNSYLSSFSAALRKLAYQTKDLSDDSPAKHSMSPSSHTSSRSATPKRSHSLAFSSKPNQLSASNQTQNSLESHRRSVDRTQTNNMDSPHDHGGRSVIEQHLASHDFSQGRDTREELRRDSRDEIRRDSRDSSRLTGRESREIERNAHLAAAQVRIANSELYARDFPGYLTEEEAASIGLAIPLRIDPAAYMAAYHPFYLQQQAMVAQSPFRLDDPMLLEQYRMFQSSFLPFPGGAYLPGPPRPVDMHSMLAAAQHYPLELLQQQYAYINSSHPLLHSRFGTQANLLDRNCLAEEKSHLLSERHKEHERLLDWEVKHEPGFSPDRDYKKLKDSEIFAQDRHKEKPDYPSHRPESTTSHLVGESSVVHGNFSSVADKQSHTRGFHSSDFKPSPKLDFRESTLERSPHHNFTVSPNKTSQSFSVPLSHDDYLKLHLSKSSSSTSVDRDNHSPSKVMKLSPSSQTVSSQDLLQDNLQSHPLLHQQHPTLPSSAHTASSLNSSNNHIKNPRCSSGAKTLFRPFDDCQTSESPTETDLVKHPESDFLSSANHSLVYSQTPTALDNHTAILSIPTVKPFSKSSQPSTDSTAFLQSSEKINPLHVTNVMPSPNKLDRLSYYVQDKVERFDFKSLARECSASSANCDPAETISSDKFLSKADSQRELLSKLDHEQQRLKKLRKTNSSDVEDLEERNLVRLTMIERATPIPLEAPKNKLELLEYLGITTWAKKKELQLEKEVRRRQHLRLPSVSPIHCESESTPEFTIRQEHPLVLSQPSNSKLPSQPEKSKFLCDLGLVPFPENDKSVSSTDGLYVWPGVETVIDSYHKHNEEQHQEVHLLRERSQQLKAENERLAQVSEAHNQHMAMLLLEHQRMEQTRIHCLFAIDFLKKSCQNLKKP; encoded by the exons ATGCCTAGTCGAATagtatgttttgtttgtggaaGTCTGGGTGGAGAGTACCAGCTCCGCAGCAGGCCTCATGAAGGTCAtgcttatttcccttttttagaGCATCATGATCCACCAAAAGGTAGTCGAATTCCAGGACCTGACGGCATAGTCGATAGCTGTAGGGTGTGCTATGCTTTTCTTACACAGCAGTGGGAGACTTATGAGCGCACAAATACACCAGCATTAAAAAGGCTTTACTGGCTTAAGAGGCTGGATGATGGTCAGTTTACCGGGGCAGAAATGAAACTTCAGGGGGAGTATATGGCTCAGGTGATGGGACTGCAGTATCAACCTTCATGTGGTGACGGCTGCACTCCATTATCACCAGATTCTAGGGATGAGTTTAGTACAGGTCAGAGAGAGCCTGATTACACACATGTCAAAAAGCAAGATGTTGATGAAGGTGCCCTAGATTTATCAGTTCCAGTCAAAACAGAACCAAAGGTGAAAAGTAAGAAATCAGGTCATGAAATGTCTGAGGTGTCTACTTCAAGAGCAAGTATAGATCATTTGAGTTTTATATGCTATACTTGTGGAAATGATAGTCAGGGAATAGCAGCCAAACTGATTTCAAGCATATACCATGTAGCCAATAAACcatatttcccttttttgacTAAAGTTACCCCTCCAAGAGGAGCCACCCCTTTGAATGAACAAGGTGTCTGCCAAGTGTGTGATCATTGCTTTTCCTCTTTGTGTCACCAGTGGTTAACCTATGAGCAACAAGGTACTCCAAATGGAGCCagaatatttaaagttaatgGAGTTTTCTTCAGTAATGATTCTAGCATTGTTGCTGGCAGGGACACCAAATCCAGTGTGAAGGATGTGTGCTATTTATGCAGTCAGGCTTGGCCTTCTTCGAAAATGTGTCCTCTTTACACTGCCCCTATCAGTGGCAGGAAAGATCACATGTACTTTCCATTTATTAGAGAGTTACGTCGGCCAAATGGAGCCCATCCGTTGAACCCAGATGGGTCAGTCCAAGTGTGTTTGAGTTGCTACAGCAATTTACAGTTGCAGTGGCGTCACTTTGAATCTGAAAAAGTGCCATATCTACATCGGAGATATTCCCTCCTGCCACCTTCTACATCTGCAGCTGTTTCACAAAGTGTTACATTAGATTCTGATTTGAAGCTTAGAAATCATGGCTTGGAAGATGTTTTAAAGCATAGTGCAATTTCATTGACTAAAGACACTAGAAAAAGTCCAGGTTTGTTAAAGACATTCACCAATTCTACAGTGATGGCTAACAGCACTTCAAAACATGAACATGCTAAGCCCTACAACAATGAAGTCAAATTGCCATCAACCAATCCTAGCCTCAGCATACCTCACCCCCTTCAGCAGGCTGGGGAAAGAcctaaaaaagtttgttttgtgtgtggtGAAAAGTGTCTAGTGACAAAGGCTCAACTGCTTCACATCTACCCTCCAAGATCTGAGGGGAAATCTTATGGTGTGTTAGAACCATTCTTTCCATTTTTAGCTAACTATGAGCCAGCCCCTGGGTCAGAACCACCCAGTGAGGAAGGCATTGTGATATCCTGTTCATACTGCTATTACAGTTTGCTCAACCAGTGGAAAGACTTTGAAGAGCTCAGAATGCCTTCTGATGGGGATCGATTTAAGCGCAAGTACAGATTAcatgattttgtttgttttgtatgtgGCATGACTGTACCTAGGAAGAAACTCAGGACATTAGAAGttcaaaagtttctttttttacgTGAGCATAAAGCCCCATCCAATGCTTTGGTAATGTGGGGTGGCCATGGTGTAGGAGCCTGCAGTTCTTGTCATTTTAGCCTTACTCATCAGTACGCAGAGTTTGAGAGACTGGGTTTACCCATAGAGCTGCGTAAATATAATTGGACTGTACAACATCATCCAGacgaaaacaaagaaacacacAATAAT CTGCAAAGACAGGAAGAGACTTCAGCAAATAGTGATGAAAACTTTGTAACAGAGGGGACAGAATCATATCCAA GCTTGTCTAGCAGTGGGAAACTGACGTTGAGTACATACAGTGCCAGTGGTACCAGACTGCCCATGACTGCCCCACCCTCCACATTTCACTCCCCTAACAGCACGGGTAACTCCTACCTGTCCAGTTTTTCTGCTGCCTTACGTAAGCTGGCTTATCAAACCAAAGATTTGTCAG ATGATTCCCCAGCCAAACACAGCATGTCTCCATCATCACATACCAGCTCCAGATCAGCTACACCAAAAAGGTCACACTCCTTGGCATTTTCTTCTAAGCCTAATCAATTATCTGCCTCCAATCAAACACAGAACAGCCTAGAAAGTCATAGGAGG TCTGTAGATAGAACACAGACCAACAACATGGACTCACCTCATGACCATGGAGGTAGATCTGTCATAGAGCAACATCTTGCAAGTCATGACTTCAGTCAAGGAAGGGATACCAGGGAAGAGCTTCGGAGGGATTCCAGGGATGAGATTCGAAGGGATTCTAGGGATAGTTCCAGGTTAACTGGAAGAGAATCCAGAGAAATAGAACGAAACGCCCATTTAGCTGCAGCTCAAGTGAGGAT AGCTAACAGTGAACTCTATGCTCGAGACTTCCCTGGTTATCTAACGGAAGAGGAAGCTGCCAGCATTGGATTGGCTATACCTCTGCGCATTGACCCAGCTGCTTACATGGCAGCATATCATCCATTCTACCTTCAACAGCAGGCCATGGTTGCACAGAGTCCTTTCAG GTTAGATGATCCCATGCTGTTAGAGCAATACAGAATGTTCCAGTCCTCTTTTTTACCATTTCCTGGTGGTGCCTACCTTCCTGGTCCCCCCAGACCTGTGGACATGCACTCAATGCTtgctgctgctcaacattatcCCTTGGAACTGCTGCAGCAACAGTATGCTTATATTAATTCTAGTCATCCATTGCTGCATTCAAGGTTTGGTACTCAGGCCAACCTCTTAGACAG AAACTGCTTAGCAGAggagaaatctcaccttttatCTGAGAGACATAAAGAACATGAACGTTTGCTAGATTGGGAGGTCAAACATGAACCTGGCTTTAGTCCAGATCGAGATTACAAAAAGTTGAAAGACTCTGAAATCTTTGCTCAAGATCGTCATAAGGAAAAACCTGATTATCCATCTCATCGACCAGAAAGCACTACAAGTCATCTGGTTGGTGAAAGTAGTGTGGTACATGGCAACTTTAGTTCTGTAGCTGACAAACAGAGCCACACAAGAGGTTTTCATTCTTCTGATTTCAAACCTA GTCCCAAGCTTGATTTCAGGGAGTCTACTTTAGAGAGGTCGCCTCACCACAATTTTACTGTCTCTCCAAACAAAACCAGCCAGTCCTTTAGTGTTCCACTTTCACATGATGACTATTTAAAACTTCATTTAAGTAAG AGCTCCAGCTCTACTTCTGTTGATAGAGATAATCACAGTCCTTCCAAGGTAATGAAACTGTCACCAAGCTCACAAACTGTTAGTTCACAAGATCTGCTTCAAGATAACCTGCAGTCACATCCACTTTTACATCAGCAGCATCCTACTCTACCTTCATCAGCACACACAGCTTCTAGTTTGAACTCCTCCAACAATCACATCAAAAATCCCAGGTGTAGCTCTGGGGCGAAAACTCTGTTCAGGCCTTTTGATGATTGCCAAACTTCTGAATCTCCAACAGAGACTGATCTTGTTAAGCATCCAGAAAGTGATTTTCTGTCATCTGCCAATCATTCTCTTGTTTATTCACAAACACCTACTGCTTTGGATAACCATACAGCTATTTTATCCATTCCTACTGTAAAACCCTTTTCTAAGTCATCGCAGCCCAGCACTGACAGCACAGCTTTTCTTCAGTCCTCGGAAAAAATTAATCCTCTGCATGTAACCAATGTTATGCCAAGCCCCAATAAACTTGACCGATTGTCTTACTATGTTCAAGACAAAGTGGAaagatttgattttaaaagtctTGCTCGTGAATGCAGTGCATCCTCTGCTAATTGTGACCCAGCTGAGACTATTTCTTCAGACAAGTTTCTTTCTAAGGCTGACTCACAAAGAGAGCTTCTTAGTAAGCTAGATCATGAACAgcaaagattaaaaaaactgaGAAAAACCAACAGCTCAGATGTTGAGGATTTGGAGGAAAGGAACTTGGTTAGATTGACTATGATAGAAAGAGCAACTCCAATACCTCTAGAAGCACCAAAGAATAAGTTGGAGCTTTTGGAGTACTTAGGAATTACAAcctgggcaaaaaaaaaag aaCTTCAGCTGGAAAAAGAAGTAAGAAGGAGGCAACACTTGAGGCTGCCCAGCGTCAGCCCCATCCATTGTGAATCTGAGAGTACTCCAGAGTTCACCATTAGGCAAGAACACCCACTGGTGTTATCTCAGCCCAGCAATTCTAAGCTACCTTCACAACCTGAAAAATCAAAGTTTCTCTGTGACTTGGGTCTAGTACCATTCCCTGAAAATGATAAATCTG
- the LOC106061017 gene encoding uncharacterized protein LOC106061017 isoform X4, translating to MPSRIVCFVCGSLGGEYQLRSRPHEGHAYFPFLEHHDPPKGSRIPGPDGIVDSCRVCYAFLTQQWETYERTNTPALKRLYWLKRLDDGQFTGAEMKLQGEYMAQVMGLQYQPSCGDGCTPLSPDSRDEFSTGQREPDYTHVKKQDVDEGALDLSVPVKTEPKVKSKKSGHEMSEVSTSRASIDHLSFICYTCGNDSQGIAAKLISSIYHVANKPYFPFLTKVTPPRGATPLNEQGVCQVCDHCFSSLCHQWLTYEQQGTPNGARIFKVNGVFFSNDSSIVAGRDTKSSVKDVCYLCSQAWPSSKMCPLYTAPISGRKDHMYFPFIRELRRPNGAHPLNPDGSVQVCLSCYSNLQLQWRHFESEKVPYLHRRYSLLPPSTSAAVSQSVTLDSDLKLRNHGLEDVLKHSAISLTKDTRKSPGLLKTFTNSTVMANSTSKHEHAKPYNNEVKLPSTNPSLSIPHPLQQAGERPKKVCFVCGEKCLVTKAQLLHIYPPRSEGKSYGVLEPFFPFLANYEPAPGSEPPSEEGIVISCSYCYYSLLNQWKDFEELRMPSDGDRFKRKYRLHDFVCFVCGMTVPRKKLRTLEVQKFLFLREHKAPSNALVMWGGHGVGACSSCHFSLTHQYAEFERLGLPIELRKYNWTVQHHPDENKETHNNLQRQEETSANSDENFVTEGTESYPSLSSSGKLTLSTYSASGTRLPMTAPPSTFHSPNSTGNSYLSSFSAALRKLAYQTKDLSDDSPAKHSMSPSSHTSSRSATPKRSHSLAFSSKPNQLSASNQTQNSLESHRRSVDRTQTNNMDSPHDHGGRSVIEQHLASHDFSQGRDTREELRRDSRDEIRRDSRDSSRLTGRESREIERNAHLAAAQVRIANSELYARDFPGYLTEEEAASIGLAIPLRIDPAAYMAAYHPFYLQQQAMVAQSPFRLDDPMLLEQYRMFQSSFLPFPGGAYLPGPPRPVDMHSMLAAAQHYPLELLQQQYAYINSSHPLLHSRFGTQANLLDRNCLAEEKSHLLSERHKEHERLLDWEVKHEPGFSPDRDYKKLKDSEIFAQDRHKEKPDYPSHRPESTTSHLVGESSVVHGNFSSVADKQSHTRGFHSSDFKPSPKLDFRESTLERSPHHNFTVSPNKTSQSFSVPLSHDDYLKLHLSKSSSSTSVDRDNHSPSKVMKLSPSSQTVSSQDLLQDNLQSHPLLHQQHPTLPSSAHTASSLNSSNNHIKNPRCSSGAKTLFRPFDDCQTSESPTETDLVKHPESDFLSSANHSLVYSQTPTALDNHTAILSIPTVKPFSKSSQPSTDSTAFLQSSEKINPLHVTNVMPSPNKLDRLSYYVQDKVERFDFKSLARECSASSANCDPAETISSDKFLSKADSQRELLSKLDHEQQRLKKLRKTNSSDVEDLEERNLVRLTMIERATPIPLEAPKNKLELLEYLGITTWAKKKELQLEKEVRRRQHLRLPSVSPIHCESESTPEFTIRQEHPLVLSQPSNSKLPSQPEKSKFLCDLGLVPFPENDKSVSSTDGLYVWPGVETVIDSYHKHNEEQHQEVHLLRERSQQLKAENERLAQVSEAHNQHMAVNVIARTSEDGTDKNSLPLCH from the exons ATGCCTAGTCGAATagtatgttttgtttgtggaaGTCTGGGTGGAGAGTACCAGCTCCGCAGCAGGCCTCATGAAGGTCAtgcttatttcccttttttagaGCATCATGATCCACCAAAAGGTAGTCGAATTCCAGGACCTGACGGCATAGTCGATAGCTGTAGGGTGTGCTATGCTTTTCTTACACAGCAGTGGGAGACTTATGAGCGCACAAATACACCAGCATTAAAAAGGCTTTACTGGCTTAAGAGGCTGGATGATGGTCAGTTTACCGGGGCAGAAATGAAACTTCAGGGGGAGTATATGGCTCAGGTGATGGGACTGCAGTATCAACCTTCATGTGGTGACGGCTGCACTCCATTATCACCAGATTCTAGGGATGAGTTTAGTACAGGTCAGAGAGAGCCTGATTACACACATGTCAAAAAGCAAGATGTTGATGAAGGTGCCCTAGATTTATCAGTTCCAGTCAAAACAGAACCAAAGGTGAAAAGTAAGAAATCAGGTCATGAAATGTCTGAGGTGTCTACTTCAAGAGCAAGTATAGATCATTTGAGTTTTATATGCTATACTTGTGGAAATGATAGTCAGGGAATAGCAGCCAAACTGATTTCAAGCATATACCATGTAGCCAATAAACcatatttcccttttttgacTAAAGTTACCCCTCCAAGAGGAGCCACCCCTTTGAATGAACAAGGTGTCTGCCAAGTGTGTGATCATTGCTTTTCCTCTTTGTGTCACCAGTGGTTAACCTATGAGCAACAAGGTACTCCAAATGGAGCCagaatatttaaagttaatgGAGTTTTCTTCAGTAATGATTCTAGCATTGTTGCTGGCAGGGACACCAAATCCAGTGTGAAGGATGTGTGCTATTTATGCAGTCAGGCTTGGCCTTCTTCGAAAATGTGTCCTCTTTACACTGCCCCTATCAGTGGCAGGAAAGATCACATGTACTTTCCATTTATTAGAGAGTTACGTCGGCCAAATGGAGCCCATCCGTTGAACCCAGATGGGTCAGTCCAAGTGTGTTTGAGTTGCTACAGCAATTTACAGTTGCAGTGGCGTCACTTTGAATCTGAAAAAGTGCCATATCTACATCGGAGATATTCCCTCCTGCCACCTTCTACATCTGCAGCTGTTTCACAAAGTGTTACATTAGATTCTGATTTGAAGCTTAGAAATCATGGCTTGGAAGATGTTTTAAAGCATAGTGCAATTTCATTGACTAAAGACACTAGAAAAAGTCCAGGTTTGTTAAAGACATTCACCAATTCTACAGTGATGGCTAACAGCACTTCAAAACATGAACATGCTAAGCCCTACAACAATGAAGTCAAATTGCCATCAACCAATCCTAGCCTCAGCATACCTCACCCCCTTCAGCAGGCTGGGGAAAGAcctaaaaaagtttgttttgtgtgtggtGAAAAGTGTCTAGTGACAAAGGCTCAACTGCTTCACATCTACCCTCCAAGATCTGAGGGGAAATCTTATGGTGTGTTAGAACCATTCTTTCCATTTTTAGCTAACTATGAGCCAGCCCCTGGGTCAGAACCACCCAGTGAGGAAGGCATTGTGATATCCTGTTCATACTGCTATTACAGTTTGCTCAACCAGTGGAAAGACTTTGAAGAGCTCAGAATGCCTTCTGATGGGGATCGATTTAAGCGCAAGTACAGATTAcatgattttgtttgttttgtatgtgGCATGACTGTACCTAGGAAGAAACTCAGGACATTAGAAGttcaaaagtttctttttttacgTGAGCATAAAGCCCCATCCAATGCTTTGGTAATGTGGGGTGGCCATGGTGTAGGAGCCTGCAGTTCTTGTCATTTTAGCCTTACTCATCAGTACGCAGAGTTTGAGAGACTGGGTTTACCCATAGAGCTGCGTAAATATAATTGGACTGTACAACATCATCCAGacgaaaacaaagaaacacacAATAAT CTGCAAAGACAGGAAGAGACTTCAGCAAATAGTGATGAAAACTTTGTAACAGAGGGGACAGAATCATATCCAA GCTTGTCTAGCAGTGGGAAACTGACGTTGAGTACATACAGTGCCAGTGGTACCAGACTGCCCATGACTGCCCCACCCTCCACATTTCACTCCCCTAACAGCACGGGTAACTCCTACCTGTCCAGTTTTTCTGCTGCCTTACGTAAGCTGGCTTATCAAACCAAAGATTTGTCAG ATGATTCCCCAGCCAAACACAGCATGTCTCCATCATCACATACCAGCTCCAGATCAGCTACACCAAAAAGGTCACACTCCTTGGCATTTTCTTCTAAGCCTAATCAATTATCTGCCTCCAATCAAACACAGAACAGCCTAGAAAGTCATAGGAGG TCTGTAGATAGAACACAGACCAACAACATGGACTCACCTCATGACCATGGAGGTAGATCTGTCATAGAGCAACATCTTGCAAGTCATGACTTCAGTCAAGGAAGGGATACCAGGGAAGAGCTTCGGAGGGATTCCAGGGATGAGATTCGAAGGGATTCTAGGGATAGTTCCAGGTTAACTGGAAGAGAATCCAGAGAAATAGAACGAAACGCCCATTTAGCTGCAGCTCAAGTGAGGAT AGCTAACAGTGAACTCTATGCTCGAGACTTCCCTGGTTATCTAACGGAAGAGGAAGCTGCCAGCATTGGATTGGCTATACCTCTGCGCATTGACCCAGCTGCTTACATGGCAGCATATCATCCATTCTACCTTCAACAGCAGGCCATGGTTGCACAGAGTCCTTTCAG GTTAGATGATCCCATGCTGTTAGAGCAATACAGAATGTTCCAGTCCTCTTTTTTACCATTTCCTGGTGGTGCCTACCTTCCTGGTCCCCCCAGACCTGTGGACATGCACTCAATGCTtgctgctgctcaacattatcCCTTGGAACTGCTGCAGCAACAGTATGCTTATATTAATTCTAGTCATCCATTGCTGCATTCAAGGTTTGGTACTCAGGCCAACCTCTTAGACAG AAACTGCTTAGCAGAggagaaatctcaccttttatCTGAGAGACATAAAGAACATGAACGTTTGCTAGATTGGGAGGTCAAACATGAACCTGGCTTTAGTCCAGATCGAGATTACAAAAAGTTGAAAGACTCTGAAATCTTTGCTCAAGATCGTCATAAGGAAAAACCTGATTATCCATCTCATCGACCAGAAAGCACTACAAGTCATCTGGTTGGTGAAAGTAGTGTGGTACATGGCAACTTTAGTTCTGTAGCTGACAAACAGAGCCACACAAGAGGTTTTCATTCTTCTGATTTCAAACCTA GTCCCAAGCTTGATTTCAGGGAGTCTACTTTAGAGAGGTCGCCTCACCACAATTTTACTGTCTCTCCAAACAAAACCAGCCAGTCCTTTAGTGTTCCACTTTCACATGATGACTATTTAAAACTTCATTTAAGTAAG AGCTCCAGCTCTACTTCTGTTGATAGAGATAATCACAGTCCTTCCAAGGTAATGAAACTGTCACCAAGCTCACAAACTGTTAGTTCACAAGATCTGCTTCAAGATAACCTGCAGTCACATCCACTTTTACATCAGCAGCATCCTACTCTACCTTCATCAGCACACACAGCTTCTAGTTTGAACTCCTCCAACAATCACATCAAAAATCCCAGGTGTAGCTCTGGGGCGAAAACTCTGTTCAGGCCTTTTGATGATTGCCAAACTTCTGAATCTCCAACAGAGACTGATCTTGTTAAGCATCCAGAAAGTGATTTTCTGTCATCTGCCAATCATTCTCTTGTTTATTCACAAACACCTACTGCTTTGGATAACCATACAGCTATTTTATCCATTCCTACTGTAAAACCCTTTTCTAAGTCATCGCAGCCCAGCACTGACAGCACAGCTTTTCTTCAGTCCTCGGAAAAAATTAATCCTCTGCATGTAACCAATGTTATGCCAAGCCCCAATAAACTTGACCGATTGTCTTACTATGTTCAAGACAAAGTGGAaagatttgattttaaaagtctTGCTCGTGAATGCAGTGCATCCTCTGCTAATTGTGACCCAGCTGAGACTATTTCTTCAGACAAGTTTCTTTCTAAGGCTGACTCACAAAGAGAGCTTCTTAGTAAGCTAGATCATGAACAgcaaagattaaaaaaactgaGAAAAACCAACAGCTCAGATGTTGAGGATTTGGAGGAAAGGAACTTGGTTAGATTGACTATGATAGAAAGAGCAACTCCAATACCTCTAGAAGCACCAAAGAATAAGTTGGAGCTTTTGGAGTACTTAGGAATTACAAcctgggcaaaaaaaaaag aaCTTCAGCTGGAAAAAGAAGTAAGAAGGAGGCAACACTTGAGGCTGCCCAGCGTCAGCCCCATCCATTGTGAATCTGAGAGTACTCCAGAGTTCACCATTAGGCAAGAACACCCACTGGTGTTATCTCAGCCCAGCAATTCTAAGCTACCTTCACAACCTGAAAAATCAAAGTTTCTCTGTGACTTGGGTCTAGTACCATTCCCTGAAAATGATAAATCTG